A genomic stretch from Mycobacterium cookii includes:
- a CDS encoding MMPL/RND family transporter → MSNHQLRDSAPFLARTIRRFSVPIILGWLAVMVGLGVGVPPLEQVEKEHSIPLNSTDSPTFKAVTRMNEDFKEASSGGGIAMIVLEGQQPLGADAHKYYDHLIRQFNEDTQHVRHIQNFWGDPLTAGAAQSADGKAAYVQLNLAGMQGSSLAAESIAAIQHIVEQTPAPPGVKAYVTGPSAIAADIGNSGDRTILTITAVSLAVIFITLFFVYRSIVTVILLLLVVGMELQVARGIVAFLGYHDVIGLTTFAVNLLVSVCLAAGTDYGIFFIGRYQEARQAGDSREAAYFAAYHGVARVVLASGLTIAGACFCLTFTRLPFFQALGVPCAVGITVAVAVALTLIPAVLTVGSRFHLFEPKRRIKVRGWRRIGTATVRWPAPILVATLAVALVGLLTLPGYKPSYNDQKFLPKNIPANEGFEAAARHFPQSAMMTPEILLVEANHDLRNPADFLVLDKLAKAVLAVPGISKVQAVTRPEGTPIAHTTIPWMLSMQNAGMQQSMHFQKQRMNDMLKQAEIMTETINIMQRMSGLMQQLVATTHHMVGETHEMQEVTNELRDHISDFEDFWRPIRSYFYWEKHCHDIPICYSIRSVFDTLDGVDEVTDRLQDLVANLDQLDIVMPQLIAQFPEMISIMQGMRTMMLTMHSTMSGVFDQMDDNGGNTTAMGKAFDAAKNDDSFYLPPDVFKTKDFKRVMNIFLSPDGKAVRMLISQKGDPASPEGISRVEPIQSAAEEALKGTPLEDSKIYLAGTAAAVKDVVQGSTYDLVIAGIAALCLIFTVMLIITRSFVAALVIVGTVLVSLGASFGLSVFVWQYLAGIQIHWAVLVMSVIMLLAVGSDYNLLLVARMKEEIGAGINTGIIRAMGGTGKVVTNAGLVFAFTMGSMVVSDLRTIGQIGTTIGLGLLFDTLVVRAFMTPSIAALLGRWFWWPLQVRPRPASSLLRPTGPRPVVRALLLTQQR, encoded by the coding sequence ATGAGTAACCATCAGCTGCGCGACAGCGCGCCATTCTTAGCCCGGACGATTCGTCGATTTTCGGTCCCCATCATTTTGGGCTGGTTGGCGGTGATGGTGGGGTTGGGGGTCGGCGTCCCCCCGCTGGAACAGGTCGAGAAAGAGCATTCAATACCGCTGAATTCCACCGATTCACCGACGTTCAAGGCCGTAACGCGTATGAACGAGGACTTCAAGGAAGCCAGTTCCGGCGGCGGTATCGCGATGATCGTCTTGGAAGGTCAGCAACCCCTCGGCGCCGATGCCCACAAATACTACGACCATTTGATTCGTCAGTTTAACGAAGACACGCAGCATGTGCGGCACATCCAGAACTTCTGGGGCGATCCACTCACGGCCGGCGCCGCGCAAAGCGCCGATGGTAAGGCCGCATATGTGCAATTGAATCTCGCCGGCATGCAGGGCTCAAGCTTGGCTGCCGAATCGATCGCAGCCATTCAGCACATCGTCGAACAGACGCCGGCGCCACCGGGCGTCAAAGCGTATGTCACCGGTCCGTCGGCCATCGCTGCGGATATAGGCAACAGCGGCGACCGGACGATCCTCACAATTACGGCGGTAAGCCTCGCGGTAATCTTCATTACGTTGTTTTTTGTCTACCGCTCGATTGTGACCGTAATTCTCTTATTGCTGGTAGTCGGGATGGAATTGCAGGTGGCCCGAGGAATAGTCGCATTCCTTGGCTATCACGACGTTATTGGACTTACCACCTTCGCCGTTAATCTGCTGGTGTCGGTGTGCCTGGCGGCTGGAACCGACTACGGGATATTTTTCATCGGGCGGTACCAAGAGGCGCGTCAGGCCGGCGATAGTCGGGAGGCGGCGTATTTCGCGGCTTACCACGGAGTCGCCAGGGTTGTCTTGGCCTCTGGTTTGACGATCGCCGGGGCCTGTTTCTGCCTGACCTTTACTCGGCTGCCCTTTTTTCAGGCTCTAGGCGTCCCTTGCGCGGTGGGCATAACAGTCGCGGTCGCGGTGGCGCTTACGTTGATTCCGGCAGTTCTTACTGTCGGAAGCCGTTTCCATCTATTCGAGCCAAAGCGGAGAATCAAGGTTCGCGGATGGCGCCGGATAGGCACGGCGACCGTTCGGTGGCCCGCGCCGATTCTTGTTGCCACATTAGCGGTCGCGTTGGTTGGGCTGTTGACGTTACCGGGATACAAACCGAGCTACAACGACCAAAAATTCCTCCCCAAGAACATCCCAGCCAATGAAGGGTTCGAGGCCGCAGCGCGACATTTTCCTCAGTCGGCAATGATGACTCCCGAGATTTTGTTGGTCGAGGCCAATCACGATCTGCGCAATCCGGCAGACTTTCTGGTATTGGACAAATTGGCCAAGGCCGTCCTCGCTGTTCCGGGCATTTCCAAGGTGCAGGCCGTAACTCGTCCCGAGGGAACCCCGATCGCGCACACGACAATTCCGTGGATGCTAAGCATGCAAAACGCCGGTATGCAGCAATCCATGCACTTTCAGAAACAACGCATGAACGACATGCTCAAGCAGGCCGAGATTATGACGGAAACGATCAACATCATGCAGCGTATGTCTGGCCTGATGCAACAGTTGGTCGCGACGACTCATCACATGGTCGGCGAAACGCATGAAATGCAAGAAGTCACCAATGAGCTGCGGGATCACATTTCGGATTTCGAGGATTTCTGGAGGCCGATCCGCAGTTACTTCTACTGGGAAAAGCATTGTCACGACATCCCTATCTGCTACTCGATAAGAAGCGTCTTCGATACGCTCGACGGTGTCGACGAGGTTACCGATAGGCTTCAGGACCTGGTCGCAAATCTCGATCAATTAGATATAGTTATGCCGCAGCTGATCGCGCAGTTCCCGGAGATGATCTCGATCATGCAGGGCATGCGGACCATGATGCTGACCATGCACAGCACCATGTCCGGGGTCTTCGACCAAATGGACGACAATGGCGGCAACACGACCGCCATGGGAAAGGCATTCGACGCAGCGAAAAACGACGATTCCTTCTACCTGCCGCCGGACGTGTTCAAGACCAAAGACTTCAAACGGGTCATGAACATATTCCTCTCGCCGGATGGGAAGGCAGTCCGAATGCTCATTTCCCAAAAGGGCGATCCCGCCTCGCCCGAGGGCATCTCGCGGGTCGAACCGATACAAAGCGCGGCCGAGGAGGCGCTCAAGGGAACTCCGCTGGAAGACTCCAAGATCTACCTCGCCGGCACCGCGGCGGCGGTGAAGGACGTGGTGCAGGGTTCTACATATGACCTTGTGATCGCGGGAATCGCCGCGCTCTGCCTGATTTTCACCGTCATGCTGATCATCACGCGAAGTTTTGTTGCCGCGCTAGTTATCGTGGGCACCGTATTGGTCTCGCTGGGCGCGTCTTTCGGGCTGTCCGTGTTCGTCTGGCAGTATCTGGCCGGCATCCAAATTCACTGGGCGGTGCTCGTCATGTCCGTGATCATGCTTTTGGCGGTGGGGTCGGACTATAACTTGCTATTGGTCGCCCGGATGAAAGAAGAAATAGGCGCCGGCATCAACACCGGCATCATTCGTGCAATGGGTGGTACGGGCAAGGTCGTGACGAACGCGGGGCTGGTGTTCGCGTTCACGATGGGATCCATGGTGGTCAGCGATCTGCGCACTATCGGTCAGATAGGGACGACGATCGGTCTGGGTCTGCTATTCGACACGCTGGTGGTGCGCGCGTTCATGACGCCATCCATCGCTGCGCTGCTGGGGCGCTGGTTCTGGTGGCCGCTGCAGGTGCGGCCCCGCCCCGCCAGTTCATTACTTCGGCCGACAGGACCCCGGCCGGTGGTACGTGCCTTACTGCTGACACAGCAGCGGTAA
- a CDS encoding MmpS family protein, which translates to MRRLWIPLVILVVVGAGGLTVARLHGIFGSEKLLSYGDTKVEAKPFNPKHLRYEIFGPPGTVGDISYFDANGDPAHADGVRLPWSLEFAMTPQTSAGDIAAQGDSDSIGCRIMVDGVVKTEKITHGPSAFASCLLKADE; encoded by the coding sequence ATGCGGCGGCTGTGGATCCCGCTGGTCATCCTGGTGGTTGTCGGCGCCGGAGGATTGACGGTGGCGCGGCTGCACGGCATCTTCGGCTCCGAGAAACTTCTCTCGTATGGCGACACCAAAGTCGAGGCCAAGCCCTTCAACCCCAAACACCTGAGATACGAGATCTTCGGACCCCCGGGGACCGTCGGCGACATCAGCTATTTCGACGCCAATGGTGACCCCGCGCATGCTGACGGAGTCCGTCTGCCGTGGTCATTGGAGTTCGCGATGACCCCGCAAACGTCCGCCGGAGATATCGCTGCGCAGGGCGATAGCGACAGCATCGGCTGCCGCATCATGGTGGACGGTGTGGTCAAAACCGAGAAAATTACGCATGGCCCGAGCGCCTTCGCCTCCTGTCTGCTGAAGGCCGATGAGTAA
- a CDS encoding MFS transporter — protein sequence MAALDDTERALPPWTTHSAGCATPTSAEPTRLSSRQFISVLIALGGIQLMASMDGPVVVFALPKIQNELGLSDAARSWVITAYALTFGGLILLGGRLGDAIGRKRTLIAGVALFTSASTICGVAWDGGALVVARLLHGAAAAIVVPTCVALVATTFPKGPARNTATGVFGAMGAIGAVVGLVVGGALTGVSWRLAFLVNVPLGLLVIYLVRTMLPETLRKPTRLDARGALLATLICTATVFGLSMGPERGWLSAATIGPGLVAITAFVVFLVLERTAQDPIVPFSLFSDRNRLAMFAAMFFSRGIGFTVTVLLAMYVQNIMGYSPLRAAVGFIPFAVAMAIATAVSSRLVMRFSPRAMVIAGSILLLGSTLYVSTLNAGVPYFPNLVLPLVVGAIGLGVINVPLGLSLYASVGIDRIGPASAIAVMLQSLGGPFVLVVIEVVITSRTLQLGGTGGPVKAMNAAQLHALEHGYTYGLQWLAGVVILLCGVGLLIGYTAQQVAHAQKVKGAIDAAEDSSVDLPSQIELS from the coding sequence ATGGCGGCTCTTGACGACACGGAGCGGGCGCTACCTCCCTGGACGACGCACAGCGCGGGATGCGCGACGCCGACCTCCGCCGAGCCGACTCGGCTGTCGTCTCGTCAATTCATCAGCGTCCTTATCGCCCTCGGCGGCATTCAGCTGATGGCGTCGATGGATGGCCCCGTCGTGGTCTTCGCGCTTCCGAAGATCCAAAACGAGCTCGGCCTGTCGGACGCCGCGCGCAGCTGGGTGATCACCGCTTATGCGCTGACCTTTGGCGGCCTGATCCTGCTGGGCGGCCGTCTCGGTGACGCCATCGGTCGCAAGCGCACCTTGATCGCCGGGGTCGCGCTGTTCACCTCCGCGTCGACGATCTGCGGCGTCGCCTGGGATGGCGGCGCTCTCGTTGTGGCCCGGCTGCTGCACGGCGCGGCGGCGGCGATCGTCGTTCCGACCTGTGTGGCACTGGTAGCCACCACGTTCCCGAAGGGACCGGCACGCAACACGGCGACCGGGGTGTTCGGCGCGATGGGCGCGATCGGCGCGGTGGTGGGCCTGGTGGTGGGCGGGGCGCTCACCGGGGTGTCCTGGCGACTGGCGTTTCTGGTGAACGTGCCGCTCGGGCTGCTGGTGATCTACCTGGTCCGCACCATGCTGCCGGAAACCCTGCGAAAGCCAACCAGGCTCGACGCCCGTGGCGCGCTGCTGGCGACGTTGATCTGTACCGCTACGGTCTTCGGCTTGTCGATGGGGCCGGAGAGGGGCTGGCTGTCGGCCGCGACGATCGGTCCGGGCCTGGTCGCCATCACCGCTTTCGTGGTGTTTCTCGTGTTGGAACGCACGGCTCAGGACCCCATCGTGCCGTTCAGCCTGTTCTCCGACCGCAACCGGCTGGCTATGTTCGCCGCCATGTTCTTCTCCAGGGGGATCGGCTTCACCGTGACCGTGCTGCTCGCCATGTATGTGCAGAACATCATGGGCTACAGTCCGCTGCGCGCAGCTGTTGGTTTCATCCCGTTCGCTGTCGCGATGGCCATCGCGACAGCTGTGTCGTCGCGGCTGGTGATGCGGTTCTCGCCGCGGGCGATGGTGATTGCCGGGAGCATCCTGCTGCTCGGCTCGACACTGTACGTCTCGACGCTCAACGCCGGCGTCCCGTACTTCCCGAACCTGGTGTTGCCTCTGGTCGTCGGCGCTATCGGTCTCGGCGTGATCAACGTGCCGCTCGGGCTATCGTTGTACGCCAGCGTCGGTATCGACCGCATCGGGCCCGCCTCGGCGATCGCGGTGATGCTGCAGAGCCTCGGCGGGCCGTTCGTGCTGGTCGTCATCGAGGTGGTCATCACGTCGCGCACGCTGCAATTGGGCGGCACCGGCGGGCCCGTGAAGGCAATGAACGCTGCCCAGTTGCATGCGCTGGAGCATGGCTACACCTACGGCCTGCAGTGGCTGGCCGGGGTGGTCATCCTGCTCTGCGGGGTGGGGCTGCTGATCGGCTACACCGCACAGCAGGTGGCGCACGCACAGAAAGTCAAGGGCGCCATCGACGCTGCGGAGGATTCGTCAGTCGATCTGCCCAGTCAGATCGAACTCAGCTAG
- a CDS encoding sulfotransferase family protein, protein MTAIRPSAQKPVALFVLGFGRSGTSALTRVLSLSGAALPAGLLGATGANPRGYWEPRAAIHINQAILHRHGSSGYDVTLRMHEVDASDAKENAADIAKIQAYLTTLPPAPLVVIKEVKLTPVSGLWFEAARRAGFDIASVIAVRHPQEVIGSLAKRTRRQPYLQASPELACAGWLKYTLLAERNSRGVPRVFVDYANLLEDWRREVKRVSEALDIDLSIRDESAIDGFLTPALRHHRHGGPVPEPFGTDWMSVVYEALRAAARDEPWNESALDRVFEAYRASERGFRTALKDSQRYLNLDRFLLAPLVKLALEGLAMVHRRRGTWA, encoded by the coding sequence ATGACCGCCATCCGCCCTTCTGCCCAGAAGCCCGTCGCTCTGTTCGTGCTGGGCTTTGGCCGGTCGGGAACGTCGGCGCTTACGCGGGTTCTCTCGCTGAGCGGTGCTGCACTCCCAGCCGGGCTGTTGGGCGCCACTGGGGCGAATCCGCGCGGCTATTGGGAGCCGCGCGCGGCCATCCACATCAACCAAGCGATCCTCCACCGCCACGGCAGCTCCGGATACGACGTGACACTGCGGATGCACGAGGTAGATGCGTCCGACGCCAAAGAGAACGCCGCCGACATTGCCAAGATTCAGGCGTATCTGACCACGTTGCCGCCGGCGCCGCTCGTTGTCATCAAAGAAGTGAAGTTGACGCCGGTATCTGGCCTTTGGTTCGAGGCGGCGCGTCGGGCCGGATTCGACATCGCGTCCGTTATTGCTGTGCGCCACCCGCAAGAGGTCATCGGGTCACTGGCAAAACGCACTCGCCGTCAGCCTTACCTTCAAGCCTCGCCGGAGCTCGCCTGTGCCGGGTGGTTGAAGTACACGCTGCTGGCCGAGAGAAACTCGCGCGGCGTGCCGCGCGTCTTTGTTGACTACGCCAACCTGCTTGAGGACTGGCGCCGGGAAGTGAAGCGGGTTTCTGAGGCGCTCGACATCGATCTCAGCATCCGGGATGAGAGCGCAATCGATGGGTTTCTCACGCCGGCGCTTCGGCACCACCGGCACGGCGGTCCGGTGCCGGAGCCCTTCGGCACGGACTGGATGTCGGTGGTCTACGAAGCGCTGCGCGCCGCTGCGCGAGACGAGCCGTGGAACGAGTCGGCGCTGGATCGCGTTTTCGAGGCGTATCGGGCGAGTGAACGTGGCTTCCGGACCGCGTTGAAGGATTCCCAGCGCTACCTCAATCTTGACCGGTTCTTGCTGGCGCCCCTCGTGAAGCTGGCCCTCGAGGGCCTCGCCATGGTTCACCGGCGCCGCGGGACTTGGGCCTAA
- a CDS encoding glycosyltransferase — protein sequence MKFVLAFYGTRGDVEPGVAVGRELLRRGHDVRIAVPPDLVGFAEAAGLAAAAYGPDIQEWLEATRNFWAYFFRNFWRLRDVRQFLREAREPGTQRWAEMSTMLTALADEADLLLTGMSYQELAANVAEYRHVPLATLLWFPIRVNGHVIPTLPAPLLRSAMKVYEWLVWRGVKKVEDAQRRELGLPKATGPAPRRIAERRSLEVQAYDEVCFPGLAAEWAEWDGQRPFVGTLTMESPTDADDDVASWIAAGTPPICFGFGSIPVASPAAMIAMIAGACETLGERALVCAGATDLSDVPHFDHVKVVATMNYATVFPACRAVVHHGGAGTTAAGLRAGVPTLILWMADVQVVWGAAVKRLKVGTSRRFSSATEKSLVSDLRTILGSQYATRAREVAARMAKPTESVTAAADRVEDFARLRRVG from the coding sequence ATGAAATTTGTGTTGGCGTTCTACGGAACCCGCGGCGACGTCGAGCCCGGTGTCGCTGTCGGCCGTGAGCTGCTGCGGCGAGGGCACGACGTGCGCATCGCCGTCCCGCCCGACCTGGTCGGCTTCGCCGAAGCAGCCGGGCTGGCCGCAGCCGCCTACGGACCGGACATCCAGGAATGGCTGGAAGCAACGCGCAACTTCTGGGCGTATTTCTTCCGCAACTTCTGGCGGCTCCGGGATGTCAGGCAGTTTCTGCGGGAAGCCAGGGAACCCGGCACCCAGCGCTGGGCGGAGATGAGCACGATGCTGACAGCGCTGGCGGACGAGGCCGACCTGCTGCTCACCGGCATGAGCTACCAAGAACTCGCCGCCAACGTCGCCGAGTATCGCCACGTTCCATTGGCCACGCTGCTCTGGTTCCCGATACGGGTCAACGGCCACGTCATCCCGACGCTGCCAGCTCCGTTGCTCCGCTCGGCGATGAAGGTCTACGAGTGGCTGGTTTGGCGTGGCGTTAAAAAAGTCGAGGACGCACAGCGTCGTGAACTGGGCCTACCCAAGGCCACCGGGCCCGCGCCGCGGCGAATCGCCGAACGCAGATCGTTGGAAGTTCAGGCGTACGACGAGGTGTGCTTTCCCGGGCTGGCAGCCGAATGGGCCGAGTGGGATGGCCAGCGGCCATTCGTCGGCACGCTGACGATGGAGTCGCCGACGGACGCCGATGACGACGTTGCGTCGTGGATTGCCGCGGGAACACCGCCGATCTGTTTTGGGTTCGGCAGCATTCCGGTCGCATCTCCGGCCGCCATGATCGCCATGATCGCCGGGGCCTGCGAGACGTTGGGCGAGCGCGCGTTGGTGTGCGCCGGCGCAACCGACTTGAGCGACGTCCCCCATTTCGACCACGTCAAGGTCGTAGCGACGATGAATTACGCGACGGTCTTTCCGGCCTGCCGTGCGGTCGTGCACCACGGTGGCGCGGGCACCACGGCAGCGGGCCTGCGCGCTGGCGTACCCACGTTGATCCTCTGGATGGCGGACGTTCAGGTCGTATGGGGAGCTGCGGTCAAACGGCTGAAAGTAGGCACCAGCCGGCGCTTTTCGTCCGCCACCGAGAAATCGCTCGTCTCGGACCTTCGCACCATCCTGGGCTCGCAATACGCCACTCGAGCCCGCGAGGTCGCCGCCCGGATGGCCAAACCCACCGAAAGCGTTACGGCCGCCGCTGATCGTGTGGAAGATTTCGCCCGATTGCGCCGAGTTGGCTGA
- a CDS encoding ATP-binding cassette domain-containing protein, with protein MIELDGVAKTFDGNVHALQDVTFSVPTGSICALLGHNGAGKTTTIKILSTLLCPTSGQAIVAGYDVVRHPAEVRASIGTTGQLAALDWQLTGRENLVLFGRLRGLRRKDARLRADALIDQFDMSHAADRRVGTYSVGMRRRIDIAASLVVPPKVLFLDEPTTGLDPRSRRDLWDLVSSLSAQGVTVLLTTQYLEEADVLSDSIVVINEGRVIASGTAEDLKGRVRFSYCAVSPANPADLGRIFDVVADLEGAQVDRDANTVSVLASAGNGVATLGEVFRRVDQLGVELADISLRKPSLDEAFLHLTGSVTA; from the coding sequence GTGATCGAGCTGGATGGCGTGGCCAAGACGTTCGACGGGAATGTACACGCACTGCAGGACGTGACGTTTTCCGTTCCCACGGGTTCGATCTGCGCTCTGCTCGGGCATAACGGCGCCGGTAAGACGACCACGATCAAGATCTTGTCCACGTTGCTGTGCCCCACCTCCGGCCAGGCAATTGTGGCTGGGTACGACGTCGTCCGACACCCCGCCGAGGTGCGCGCGAGCATCGGCACCACCGGACAGCTCGCTGCGCTCGATTGGCAGCTCACCGGGCGGGAGAACCTGGTGCTCTTTGGCCGATTGCGGGGGTTGAGGCGCAAAGATGCGCGACTCCGCGCCGACGCGCTGATCGATCAGTTCGACATGTCGCACGCCGCTGATCGGCGGGTGGGCACCTATTCAGTCGGCATGCGGCGCCGCATCGATATCGCTGCGAGCCTGGTGGTTCCACCGAAAGTCCTCTTTCTCGACGAGCCCACAACCGGGTTGGACCCGCGTAGCCGCCGCGACTTGTGGGATCTGGTGTCGTCGTTGTCAGCCCAGGGCGTCACGGTCCTGCTCACGACGCAGTATCTCGAGGAAGCCGACGTGCTCAGCGATTCGATCGTCGTCATCAACGAAGGTCGCGTTATCGCCAGCGGGACCGCCGAAGACCTCAAGGGACGCGTGAGATTCAGCTACTGCGCGGTGAGTCCTGCCAACCCCGCCGATCTGGGCAGGATCTTCGATGTGGTCGCCGATCTCGAGGGTGCCCAAGTCGATCGCGATGCGAACACAGTCTCGGTGCTGGCGTCCGCCGGAAACGGCGTTGCGACGCTCGGTGAGGTGTTTCGCCGAGTCGACCAGCTCGGCGTTGAGCTAGCCGACATCTCGCTGCGCAAGCCGTCTCTGGACGAGGCATTTCTGCACCTGACGGGGAGTGTCACCGCGTGA
- a CDS encoding ABC transporter permease — translation MTAVTALTERMVLGALHDDLPLAILAPAGYFVVFNFALRNVIDTGQMSYSQYVLPVIIVQTVLLGALTTMDRAARDQVSDFGVRLRTLPISAVVPLTARMLYCLFRGAVALLAAIAIGYLFGFRIIGGFIYAVAFAVLVLTLTLALSLGADAAGARIAGAGIAGAEIGSSGAASQLLVVPQLLLVMLSTGMAPADAFPDWLLPFVRYQPVSQVTETMRGLASGHVSNLATSLAWCLGLLVVFGAFAVRMQRRTQ, via the coding sequence GTGACGGCGGTTACTGCCCTGACTGAGCGCATGGTGCTCGGCGCGCTACACGACGATCTACCGCTCGCGATACTGGCGCCCGCCGGTTACTTCGTCGTCTTCAACTTCGCGCTGCGCAATGTGATCGACACCGGCCAGATGAGCTATTCCCAGTACGTTCTACCAGTCATCATCGTTCAGACGGTACTGCTCGGCGCGCTGACGACAATGGACCGGGCCGCCCGAGATCAGGTGTCCGACTTCGGGGTTCGGCTCCGCACACTCCCCATATCCGCGGTGGTACCGCTGACGGCTCGGATGTTGTACTGCCTGTTCCGTGGTGCCGTCGCCCTGCTCGCTGCGATCGCAATCGGCTACCTATTCGGCTTCCGAATCATCGGCGGATTCATCTACGCGGTGGCTTTCGCCGTTCTCGTCCTGACGTTGACGTTGGCCCTTTCGCTCGGTGCCGATGCAGCCGGGGCTCGGATCGCCGGGGCTGGGATCGCGGGGGCCGAGATCGGGAGCAGCGGGGCAGCCAGTCAATTGCTGGTAGTTCCCCAACTGCTGTTGGTCATGCTGTCCACCGGGATGGCGCCGGCCGACGCGTTCCCCGACTGGCTGCTCCCATTCGTGCGCTACCAGCCTGTCTCACAGGTAACGGAAACCATGCGTGGGCTCGCCAGCGGCCATGTCAGCAATCTGGCGACCAGCTTGGCATGGTGCCTTGGGCTGCTGGTGGTGTTCGGCGCATTCGCAGTGCGGATGCAGCGGCGGACGCAATGA
- a CDS encoding ABC transporter permease, which yields MIANTPVRNSLAGESLLFAGRLFTGWRRAPTVPIQALLFPTFFLITYKLVVGKSIVRITGTDSLYGLVPMCAVAGAMFGALGAGLTIIAERDSGLLSQLWMLPVNRASALIGRLVAEAARTLAGTVLITVVGVALGLRFEGGWLAMIPFVLVPVLVVLIFSTAVIAIAVRSKSSALLAWLTMPSITLVFASSGVTPVQMLPSWIRPLIPLQPMAPAIESMRALAQGAPAAWPLLMSLVWALGLGAVVGPLAVRGYRAAAESGG from the coding sequence ATGATCGCGAACACACCGGTGCGGAACTCACTGGCCGGCGAAAGTCTGCTATTCGCCGGCCGGCTATTCACCGGTTGGCGGCGCGCGCCGACGGTGCCGATCCAGGCTCTGCTGTTCCCGACCTTTTTCCTGATTACCTACAAACTGGTGGTCGGCAAATCGATAGTGAGAATCACCGGCACGGACAGTCTCTACGGCTTGGTTCCGATGTGCGCGGTGGCCGGTGCGATGTTCGGGGCGCTTGGAGCCGGCCTGACGATCATCGCCGAACGCGATAGCGGTCTGCTCAGTCAGCTGTGGATGTTGCCCGTCAACCGGGCCAGCGCCTTGATCGGCAGGCTGGTCGCCGAGGCTGCGCGTACGTTGGCGGGAACCGTGCTGATCACAGTGGTAGGCGTTGCGCTCGGACTTCGATTCGAAGGCGGCTGGCTCGCCATGATCCCGTTCGTACTGGTTCCGGTTCTGGTAGTTCTCATCTTCTCCACGGCAGTAATAGCGATCGCGGTGCGTTCGAAGAGCAGCGCCCTACTCGCCTGGCTAACGATGCCGTCAATCACCTTGGTGTTCGCCAGCTCTGGTGTCACTCCCGTTCAAATGTTGCCATCGTGGATCCGGCCACTGATACCGCTGCAGCCGATGGCGCCGGCAATTGAGTCCATGCGGGCACTGGCTCAAGGTGCTCCAGCGGCGTGGCCGCTGCTGATGAGTCTTGTGTGGGCTCTAGGCTTGGGCGCTGTGGTCGGGCCACTGGCCGTGCGCGGTTATCGCGCCGCAGCCGAATCCGGGGGCTGA